In one window of Nakamurella sp. PAMC28650 DNA:
- a CDS encoding phospho-sugar mutase encodes MSAPGRSTVDGLGPGLRDAAMQWVADDPDPADAAELQTLLAGARNGSAADLADLTDRMSAPLAFGTAGLRGPLRAGPAGMNLAVVRRAAAGIAAYLVSTDGTSGPDGAPNIVVVGHDARHRSAEFALDAAKVLAARGFQVLLAPGALPTPVTAFAVRRLGAVAGLQVTASHNPPQDNGLKVYLRGGTQLVGPADSAIEAAIAAAGPARSIDDSGVPLRWPTDLLERYTARVATLAPGTAKELRIAATPLHGVGGETLLRAMDLAGFTDVHLVPAQALPDPDFPTVTSPNPEEPGATDQLLALAAEVDADLAIATDPDADRCSIGVKGRDGRWRMLSGDESGALLGDTILSRVDRITHPDPLVATTIVSSQLLGRIAAARGARYDETLTGFKWIVRAGDGRGTGLIFGYEEALGLAVDPEAVRDKDGISAAVLACDLAATLKQHGRTVLDVLDELAVRHGLHTTHAVSLRVADLTQIAVWMASLREDLPTTLLGEKVLTATDLLPLTDGIRLATARTRVVVRPSGTEPKLKCYLEIVTPVGSSDDLPAARASAGIAMDRLRHEVRQLFQP; translated from the coding sequence ATGAGCGCGCCGGGACGGTCGACCGTCGACGGCCTCGGGCCCGGCCTCCGCGACGCGGCGATGCAGTGGGTCGCCGACGACCCCGATCCCGCCGATGCCGCCGAACTGCAGACCCTCCTGGCCGGCGCGAGGAATGGATCCGCCGCCGACCTCGCCGATCTGACCGACCGGATGAGCGCTCCGCTGGCCTTCGGCACCGCCGGCCTGCGCGGACCCCTGCGGGCCGGTCCGGCCGGGATGAACCTGGCCGTCGTCCGGCGGGCGGCCGCCGGGATCGCCGCCTACCTGGTCTCCACCGATGGGACGTCGGGTCCTGACGGCGCACCGAACATCGTCGTCGTCGGCCACGACGCGCGTCATCGGTCCGCGGAGTTCGCCCTGGATGCGGCCAAGGTGCTGGCGGCCAGGGGGTTCCAGGTGCTGCTGGCACCCGGAGCACTACCGACACCCGTCACCGCCTTCGCCGTCCGCCGCCTGGGCGCGGTCGCCGGACTGCAGGTCACCGCGTCGCACAATCCGCCGCAGGACAACGGACTGAAGGTCTACCTGCGCGGCGGGACACAGTTGGTCGGGCCGGCCGACAGCGCCATCGAGGCGGCCATCGCCGCCGCCGGGCCGGCCAGATCGATCGATGATTCCGGGGTCCCGCTCCGCTGGCCGACCGACCTGCTGGAGCGGTACACCGCCCGGGTGGCCACGCTCGCACCGGGGACGGCGAAGGAGCTCCGGATCGCGGCCACCCCGCTGCACGGCGTCGGCGGCGAAACTCTCCTCAGGGCAATGGATCTGGCAGGTTTTACCGATGTCCACCTGGTACCCGCCCAGGCTCTGCCGGACCCGGACTTCCCGACGGTCACCTCTCCGAACCCGGAAGAACCGGGGGCCACCGATCAACTGCTGGCGCTGGCCGCCGAGGTCGACGCCGATCTGGCCATCGCGACCGACCCGGATGCCGACCGTTGCAGCATCGGAGTGAAAGGCCGTGACGGGCGGTGGCGGATGCTCAGTGGCGACGAGAGCGGGGCCCTACTGGGTGACACCATCCTGTCCAGGGTCGACCGCATCACCCATCCGGACCCCCTGGTGGCCACCACCATCGTGTCCTCGCAACTGCTCGGCCGGATCGCGGCGGCCCGCGGGGCGCGGTACGACGAGACACTGACCGGCTTCAAGTGGATCGTCCGTGCCGGGGACGGCCGGGGGACCGGTCTGATCTTCGGCTACGAAGAAGCACTCGGGCTCGCGGTCGACCCGGAGGCAGTGCGGGACAAGGACGGCATCTCCGCGGCCGTCCTGGCCTGCGATCTGGCCGCGACGCTGAAACAACACGGCCGGACGGTCCTGGACGTCCTCGACGAGCTGGCCGTCAGGCATGGGCTGCACACCACCCACGCGGTGTCGCTCCGGGTGGCGGACCTGACGCAGATCGCCGTCTGGATGGCCTCGTTGCGGGAGGACCTGCCGACCACCCTGCTCGGCGAGAAAGTCCTGACGGCAACCGATCTGCTGCCCCTGACGGACGGGATCCGGCTGGCGACGGCCCGCACCAGGGTCGTGGTCCGCCCCTCGGGTACCGAGCCGAAACTGAAGTGCTACCTGGAGATCGTCACACCGGTCGGCTCGTCGGACGACCTGCCGGCCGCCAGAGCCAGTGCAGGCATCGCCATGGACCGTCTTCGCCACGAGGTGCGACAGCTCTTCCAGCCGTGA
- a CDS encoding purine-nucleoside phosphorylase — MSPDDSTEHRATAEQAASALARATGVLHHDVALVMGSGWAPAADALGEATAEVQMADLPGFLPPVVQGHGGAVRSVPIGGKRALVFLGRTHYYEGRGVAALAHGVRTAAAAGAKLIVLTNAAGGLRQGMRPGQPVLISDHLNLTGVSPIVGPNFVDLTDLYSPRLRTLATEIDPTLEEGVYAQLPGPHFETPAEIRMLRTLGADLVGMSTVLEAIAAREAGVEVFGLSLVTNLAAGMTGEPLDHLEVLAEGRAAAGRMGRLLADILTRA, encoded by the coding sequence ATGTCACCTGACGACTCGACCGAGCACCGGGCCACCGCAGAGCAGGCCGCTTCCGCGCTGGCCAGGGCGACGGGGGTACTGCATCACGACGTGGCCCTGGTGATGGGTTCCGGTTGGGCGCCCGCGGCCGATGCGCTGGGCGAGGCGACCGCAGAGGTGCAGATGGCCGACCTGCCCGGGTTCCTGCCGCCGGTCGTCCAAGGACACGGCGGAGCCGTCCGATCCGTCCCGATCGGCGGCAAGCGCGCCTTGGTCTTCCTCGGCCGGACCCACTACTACGAGGGCCGGGGCGTCGCTGCGCTGGCCCACGGCGTGCGGACGGCCGCCGCGGCCGGGGCGAAACTGATCGTGCTGACCAATGCCGCCGGCGGGCTCCGTCAGGGGATGCGGCCCGGCCAGCCCGTTCTCATCTCCGATCACCTCAACCTGACCGGTGTCTCCCCCATCGTCGGCCCGAACTTCGTCGACCTGACCGACCTGTACTCGCCCCGCCTGCGGACCCTGGCCACCGAGATCGACCCGACCCTGGAGGAGGGCGTCTACGCGCAGCTGCCCGGCCCCCACTTCGAGACCCCGGCCGAGATCAGGATGCTGCGCACCCTGGGTGCCGACCTGGTCGGCATGTCGACGGTGCTCGAGGCGATCGCCGCCAGGGAGGCCGGCGTCGAAGTGTTCGGGCTCTCCCTGGTCACCAACCTGGCGGCCGGCATGACGGGCGAGCCACTGGATCACCTGGAGGTGCTCGCCGAGGGTCGGGCCGCCGCGGGCCGGATGGGCCGCCTGCTGGCCGACATCCTCACCCGGGCATGA
- a CDS encoding serine/threonine-protein kinase yields the protein MPDDEEQTQRVLGGRYRLERVVGQGAMGRVWAAHDELLNRAVAIKEVDFPRGMPTSEVDQIVQRTMREARAVASVSDPHVVTIFDMLSLPHGPAIVMELLSARSLAQIISTDGAMTDNEAATIGLSVSTGLLAAHAAGITHRDVKPGNVLICDDGRIKLTDFGIARSAGEHTITATGLLLGSPAYISPEVASGRPANAQSDAWGLGAMLFACVQGVPPFDKGTPLATLTSVVQDPVPAHPDSGRLAGVIRGLLVKDPATRMSVGLAHQAMLRIAADNGSLVTQAWKPASHPAAAPAVTANGRPPVSRPQPSLPPPPVWTGPPAALPPPPWAGADSGSLRALPVHAPVRTARRKSTLAAVALVVAVIAAVAGYLGVRTIAHLENGTPILGLPGPVAAGWSTGWSTGNASAGRGF from the coding sequence GTGCCGGACGACGAGGAGCAGACCCAGCGTGTGCTGGGTGGGCGCTACAGACTCGAGCGGGTGGTCGGCCAGGGCGCGATGGGGCGGGTCTGGGCCGCGCACGACGAGTTGCTGAACCGGGCCGTCGCGATCAAGGAGGTCGATTTCCCCCGCGGGATGCCGACCTCCGAGGTGGACCAGATCGTGCAGCGCACCATGCGGGAGGCCCGTGCGGTCGCCTCCGTCTCCGATCCGCACGTCGTCACCATCTTCGACATGTTGAGCCTGCCGCACGGACCGGCGATCGTGATGGAACTGCTCTCCGCGCGGTCGCTGGCGCAGATCATCAGCACCGACGGCGCGATGACGGACAACGAGGCCGCCACCATCGGACTGTCCGTCTCGACCGGTCTGCTCGCGGCCCACGCCGCCGGTATCACGCACCGCGATGTGAAGCCCGGCAACGTTCTGATCTGCGACGACGGCCGGATCAAGCTGACGGACTTCGGCATCGCCCGGAGTGCCGGCGAGCACACCATCACCGCCACCGGGCTCCTGCTGGGCTCACCCGCGTACATCTCGCCGGAGGTTGCGTCCGGACGACCGGCGAATGCCCAGTCCGACGCCTGGGGCCTCGGGGCGATGCTGTTCGCCTGTGTGCAGGGTGTGCCCCCGTTCGACAAGGGCACACCGCTCGCGACGCTGACCTCGGTCGTCCAGGATCCTGTGCCGGCGCACCCGGACTCCGGCCGGCTCGCCGGGGTGATCCGGGGCCTGCTGGTGAAGGATCCCGCGACGAGGATGTCCGTCGGGCTCGCCCACCAGGCGATGCTGCGCATCGCCGCCGACAACGGAAGCCTGGTCACCCAGGCCTGGAAACCGGCGTCCCATCCGGCGGCGGCTCCGGCTGTCACCGCGAACGGCCGTCCCCCGGTCAGCCGTCCGCAACCGTCGCTCCCACCGCCGCCGGTCTGGACCGGACCGCCCGCCGCGCTACCACCCCCACCGTGGGCGGGTGCGGACTCCGGATCGCTCCGGGCCCTCCCGGTGCACGCCCCGGTCCGCACGGCCCGTCGGAAATCGACCCTTGCCGCGGTTGCGCTCGTCGTGGCCGTGATCGCCGCCGTCGCAGGGTATCTCGGGGTCCGGACGATCGCCCATCTGGAGAACGGCACGCCCATCCTGGGGCTCCCCGGACCGGTTGCTGCGGGTTGGTCGACCGGTTGGTCGACCGGAAACGCCTCGGCCGGTCGCGGGTTCTGA
- the kdpF gene encoding K(+)-transporting ATPase subunit F has product MSETMTIVAAVLAILLLGYLVVALIKPEKF; this is encoded by the coding sequence GTGAGCGAAACGATGACCATCGTTGCCGCCGTGTTGGCGATTCTGTTGCTGGGCTATCTGGTGGTCGCCCTGATCAAGCCGGAGAAGTTCTGA
- the kdpA gene encoding potassium-transporting ATPase subunit KdpA, translated as MSPWVSAALEIALVVIVLAIVHVPLGDYMAKIYTSKNDLKIETGFYRVLRIDSKADQRWYTYLISLLAFSVLSIALLWGLLAAQAHLPFDFGRPGMPKAQSFNTAVSFVTNTNWQSYSGETALGYTVQAIGLTVQNFLSASVGMVVVAALIRGLIRRHTDRLGNFWVDLTRTTVRLMLPVSIVIALVMVAGGVIQNLNAPVDLTTLAGGTQTLPGGLVASQEVIKQFGTNGGGYFNANSGHPFENPTQWTNLLAIVLMLSIPFSLPRTFGRMVGSIKQGVAILITMGILWATSLVLTLISEEKHAGVALQAAGAAMEGKEVRFGIPVTSLFEISTTLTSTGAVTSTHSSFTGLGGGVLLLNMLLGEIAPGGTGSGLYGMLVLAMVGVFIAGLMVGRTPTYLGKRIGGEQMKYVAGYILATPALVLLGTGIALLVPSAKAAVLNSGPHSLTEITYAFGSAANNNGSAFAGLGANNNFYNIALGVVMFLGRFVPMALVLALAGSLGRQGVRPDDSGTLPTHKLQFITILLGVVVLVAALTYLPALALGPIAEGLS; from the coding sequence ATGAGCCCGTGGGTCTCCGCTGCGCTGGAGATCGCCCTCGTGGTGATCGTGCTGGCCATCGTCCATGTGCCCCTCGGCGACTACATGGCCAAGATCTACACGTCCAAGAACGACCTGAAGATCGAGACGGGTTTCTACCGCGTCCTCCGGATCGACAGCAAGGCCGACCAGCGCTGGTACACCTACCTGATCTCGCTGCTGGCGTTCAGCGTCCTCTCGATCGCACTGCTGTGGGGGCTGCTGGCCGCCCAGGCGCACCTGCCGTTCGACTTCGGACGGCCGGGAATGCCGAAGGCCCAGAGCTTCAACACCGCGGTCAGCTTCGTCACCAACACCAACTGGCAGTCCTACTCCGGTGAGACCGCTCTCGGCTACACGGTGCAGGCCATCGGCCTGACGGTGCAGAACTTCCTGTCCGCCAGCGTCGGCATGGTCGTCGTCGCCGCCCTCATCCGTGGTCTGATCCGCCGCCACACCGACCGGCTCGGCAACTTCTGGGTCGACCTGACCAGGACCACCGTACGGCTGATGCTCCCGGTGTCGATCGTCATCGCCCTGGTGATGGTGGCCGGCGGCGTGATCCAGAACCTCAACGCCCCGGTGGATCTCACCACGCTGGCCGGCGGCACGCAGACCCTGCCGGGCGGTCTGGTGGCCTCGCAGGAGGTCATCAAGCAGTTCGGCACCAACGGCGGCGGCTACTTCAACGCCAACTCCGGGCACCCCTTCGAGAACCCGACCCAGTGGACCAACCTGCTGGCCATCGTGCTGATGCTGTCCATCCCGTTCTCGTTGCCGCGCACCTTCGGCCGGATGGTCGGCAGCATCAAGCAGGGCGTCGCCATCCTGATCACCATGGGGATCCTGTGGGCCACCTCGCTGGTCCTGACCCTGATCTCCGAGGAGAAGCACGCGGGTGTGGCCCTGCAGGCCGCCGGCGCCGCGATGGAGGGCAAGGAGGTCCGGTTCGGGATACCGGTCACCTCGCTGTTCGAGATATCGACGACCCTCACGTCCACAGGCGCGGTGACCTCAACCCATTCCTCGTTCACCGGACTCGGCGGCGGCGTGCTGCTGCTGAACATGTTGCTCGGCGAGATCGCACCGGGTGGAACAGGTTCCGGACTCTACGGCATGTTGGTCCTGGCCATGGTCGGCGTCTTCATCGCCGGGTTGATGGTCGGCCGCACCCCGACCTACCTCGGCAAGCGGATCGGCGGCGAGCAGATGAAGTACGTGGCAGGCTACATCCTGGCCACGCCGGCCCTGGTGCTGCTCGGCACCGGGATCGCACTGCTGGTGCCGTCGGCCAAGGCCGCCGTGCTCAACTCGGGGCCCCACAGCCTGACCGAGATCACCTATGCGTTCGGGTCGGCCGCCAACAACAACGGCTCGGCCTTCGCCGGTCTCGGTGCCAACAACAACTTCTACAACATCGCACTGGGCGTCGTGATGTTCCTCGGTCGGTTCGTCCCGATGGCCCTGGTGCTCGCGTTGGCCGGATCCCTGGGTAGACAGGGCGTCCGACCTGACGATTCGGGCACGCTACCCACCCACAAGCTCCAGTTCATCACGATCCTGCTCGGGGTCGTCGTCCTGGTCGCCGCACTGACCTATCTCCCGGCGCTTGCGCTGGGCCCGATTGCCGAGGGATTGTCATGA
- the kdpB gene encoding potassium-transporting ATPase subunit KdpB yields MTAPTLNKVETPLPETGEQRKIGAGVFRPKSLVAALPNALKALDPRVMWHNPVMFVVEVGAALTTVLCFTAFSGFSVWIAVWLWLTVIFANLADSVAEGRGRAQAASLRAGRDTAVARKLDSSGVETKVAAAELRKGDLVVCEAGDTIPGDGEIIDGVASVDEAAITGESAPVVRESGGDRSSVTGGTRVLSDRIVVRITADPGKSFVDRMIALVEGSVRSKTPNEIALNILLASLTIVFLLVIMALQPMATFSGSTQSIVVLVSLLVCLIPTTIGALVSAIGVAGMDRLVQRNVLAMSGRAVEAAGDVSTLLLDKTGTITFGNRQASELVTAPGVDITDLASAALKSSMADETPEGRSLVELCEERYGVKAPSDAKAEFIEFSARTRMSGVDLTIPTGIQRIRKGAATAVTAWVGENGGKVGGEVNAAVGEISSSGGTPLLVAEVFEPASGGAVTAARVLGVVHLKDVVKPGIAERFAELRKMGIRTVMITGDTELTAKSIAAEAGVDDYLAEATPEDKLAYIRREQTGGRIVAMTGDGTNDAPALAQADVGVAMNSGTTAAKEAGNMVDLDSSPTKLIDIVEIGKQLLITRGALTTFSLANDVAKYFAILPAMFTGVFPGLEKLNIMKLHSPSSAVLSAVIFNALVIVALIPLAMRGVRYTPSSAAKLLSRNLWIYGLGGLIVPFVGIKLVDLVISLIPGIG; encoded by the coding sequence ATGACCGCCCCTACCCTGAACAAAGTCGAGACACCGCTCCCCGAAACCGGGGAGCAGCGCAAGATCGGCGCCGGCGTCTTCCGGCCCAAGAGCCTCGTCGCCGCACTGCCGAATGCCTTGAAAGCCCTTGACCCGCGGGTGATGTGGCACAACCCGGTGATGTTCGTGGTGGAGGTCGGCGCCGCACTGACCACCGTTCTCTGCTTCACCGCCTTCAGTGGGTTCAGCGTCTGGATCGCCGTCTGGCTCTGGCTGACGGTCATCTTCGCGAACCTCGCCGATTCGGTCGCCGAAGGCCGTGGCCGGGCGCAGGCCGCCTCCCTGCGGGCCGGCCGGGACACCGCCGTCGCCCGCAAGCTGGATTCCTCCGGAGTGGAGACCAAGGTCGCCGCCGCCGAACTCCGCAAGGGCGACCTGGTGGTCTGCGAAGCCGGTGACACCATCCCCGGTGACGGCGAGATCATCGACGGTGTGGCAAGTGTCGACGAGGCCGCCATCACCGGTGAGTCCGCGCCGGTGGTGCGCGAGTCCGGTGGCGACCGCTCCTCGGTCACCGGCGGCACCAGGGTGCTGTCCGACCGGATCGTCGTCAGGATCACGGCTGATCCCGGAAAGTCGTTCGTGGACAGGATGATCGCCCTGGTCGAGGGCAGCGTCCGGTCCAAGACCCCGAACGAGATCGCGCTGAACATCCTGCTGGCCAGCCTCACCATCGTCTTCCTGCTGGTGATCATGGCGCTGCAGCCGATGGCGACCTTCTCCGGTTCCACCCAGTCGATCGTCGTGCTCGTCTCGCTGCTCGTCTGCCTGATCCCGACCACCATCGGCGCGCTCGTCTCGGCGATCGGCGTGGCCGGCATGGACCGGCTGGTGCAGCGCAATGTGCTGGCCATGAGCGGCCGCGCCGTCGAGGCGGCCGGAGACGTGTCCACCCTGCTGCTGGACAAGACCGGAACGATCACCTTCGGCAACCGCCAGGCTTCCGAACTGGTGACGGCGCCCGGCGTCGACATCACCGATCTCGCCTCGGCTGCCCTGAAGTCGTCGATGGCCGACGAGACCCCGGAGGGTCGCTCGCTGGTCGAGCTCTGCGAGGAGCGTTACGGCGTCAAGGCTCCCTCCGACGCCAAGGCCGAGTTCATCGAGTTCTCCGCCCGGACCAGGATGAGCGGTGTCGACCTGACGATTCCCACCGGGATCCAGCGGATCCGCAAGGGCGCTGCCACTGCGGTCACCGCGTGGGTCGGCGAGAACGGCGGCAAGGTCGGCGGCGAGGTGAACGCCGCGGTGGGGGAGATCTCGTCGTCCGGCGGCACCCCGTTGTTGGTCGCCGAGGTCTTCGAGCCGGCTTCTGGTGGCGCGGTCACGGCCGCCAGGGTGCTCGGTGTCGTCCACCTCAAGGACGTCGTGAAACCCGGTATCGCCGAACGGTTCGCGGAGTTGCGCAAGATGGGCATCCGGACCGTGATGATCACCGGCGACACCGAGCTGACGGCAAAGTCCATCGCCGCCGAGGCGGGTGTCGACGACTACCTCGCGGAGGCGACGCCGGAGGACAAGCTGGCGTACATCCGCAGGGAGCAGACCGGCGGCCGGATCGTGGCGATGACCGGTGACGGCACCAACGACGCCCCGGCGCTGGCCCAGGCCGATGTGGGTGTCGCAATGAACTCGGGTACCACCGCGGCCAAGGAGGCCGGCAACATGGTGGACCTCGACTCCAGCCCCACCAAGCTGATCGACATCGTGGAGATCGGCAAGCAGTTGCTGATCACCCGCGGCGCGCTGACGACGTTCTCGCTGGCCAACGACGTCGCGAAGTACTTCGCGATCCTGCCGGCCATGTTCACCGGGGTGTTTCCCGGCCTGGAGAAGTTGAACATCATGAAGCTGCACAGCCCGTCCTCGGCCGTGCTGTCCGCTGTGATCTTCAATGCCCTGGTGATCGTGGCGCTGATCCCGCTCGCCATGCGGGGCGTCAGGTACACGCCGTCGTCGGCAGCGAAGCTGTTGTCCCGCAACCTGTGGATCTACGGCCTGGGCGGACTGATCGTTCCGTTCGTCGGTATCAAACTGGTCGACCTCGTCATCTCACTCATCCCCGGAATTGGCTGA
- the kdpC gene encoding potassium-transporting ATPase subunit KdpC translates to MSTRTLPASAGPDPEAGDTAASAAALQPPSVGTVVSIAGRQLLVGLRFLIAMTIILGIAYPLLVLGLGKVVSSSNANGSLVTVNGKTVGSSLIGQSFTDDKWFQGRPSAAGKGYDPTSSGGTNLSADSQALLKAVNDARAAIAKSDGVPASQVPPDAVTSSGSGLDPDISEAYALIQVDRVAKARGLDAAKVHDLVESNVTTPVLGFIGTRMVNVLQLNIAVQNLSAG, encoded by the coding sequence ATGTCGACTCGAACTCTCCCCGCCTCCGCTGGTCCCGATCCGGAGGCGGGCGACACGGCCGCCTCGGCGGCAGCCCTCCAGCCACCCTCGGTCGGCACGGTGGTCTCGATCGCCGGTCGCCAGCTGCTGGTCGGACTACGTTTCCTGATCGCGATGACGATCATCCTGGGCATCGCCTATCCGCTGCTGGTCCTCGGTCTGGGCAAGGTGGTCTCGTCGTCGAACGCCAACGGGTCGTTGGTCACCGTCAACGGGAAGACGGTGGGCTCCAGCCTGATCGGCCAGAGCTTCACCGACGACAAATGGTTCCAGGGCCGTCCGTCGGCCGCCGGCAAGGGCTACGACCCGACCTCCTCGGGAGGCACCAACCTCAGTGCCGACTCGCAGGCGCTGCTCAAGGCCGTGAACGACGCCAGGGCCGCGATCGCCAAGTCCGACGGAGTCCCGGCGTCCCAGGTGCCGCCGGACGCGGTGACCTCGTCCGGCTCCGGTCTCGACCCCGACATCAGCGAGGCCTATGCGCTGATCCAGGTCGATCGGGTCGCCAAGGCTCGTGGCCTGGACGCCGCCAAGGTGCACGATCTGGTGGAATCGAACGTGACCACCCCCGTCCTCGGATTCATCGGGACGAGAATGGTCAATGTGCTGCAGTTGAACATCGCGGTGCAGAACCTGTCGGCCGGCTGA